From Coffea arabica cultivar ET-39 chromosome 2e, Coffea Arabica ET-39 HiFi, whole genome shotgun sequence, the proteins below share one genomic window:
- the LOC140036532 gene encoding DEAD-box ATP-dependent RNA helicase 18-like isoform X2: MASAQGSNPNRALTDTRFSDLKPPLSQAVLDALTKSGFDFCTPVQAATIPLLCSYKDVAVDAATGSGKTLAFLVPLVEILRRSSSPKPHQILILDEADRLLDMGFQKQINAIISRLPKLRRTGLFSATQTEAVEELSKAGLRNPVRVEVQAEMKILDNPTFSQQQAPSKTPSGLHIEYLECEADKKPSQLVQLLAQNMSKKIIIYFMTCACVDYWGVVLPQISALKRLSIISLHGKMKQTAREKALASFTSLASGILLCTDVAARGLDIPGVDCIVQYDPPQDPNVFIHRVGRTARLGRQGNAIVFLLPKEEAYVEFLRLRRVPLEERKSPDDVCDIVPQIRSAAKKDRDVMEKGLRAFVSYIRAYKEHHCSYIFRWKELEIGKLGMGYGLLQLPAMPDLKHHNLSTEGFTPLEDISIDEIKYKDKSREKQRKKNLQAKKAAEPQQKVQKPKAASTTTATLMRKKTARQRRAVQSVEDDDEMAQEYRLLKKLKRGTINESEYAKLTGTEDLL; encoded by the exons ATGGCGTCCGCCCAAGGTTCCAACCCAAACAGAGCCTTAACCGACACTCGGTTCTCCGACCTCAAACCCCCACTCTCCCAGGCCGTTCTTGATGCCCTTACTAAATCCGGTTTTGATTTCTGTACGCCGGTTCAGGCCGCCACTATACCCTTGCTCTGCAGCTACAAAGACGTTGCCGTGGACGCCGCCACCGGTTCCGGCAAAACCCTTGCATTCCTCGTTCCTCTCGTCGAGATTCTCCGCCGCTCCTCTTCCCCCAAACCTCATCAG ATTCTCATTTTGGATGAGGCTGACAGGCTGTTGGATATGGGATTCCAGAAGCAGATAAATGCCATCATATCACGCTTACCAAAGCTTCGTAGAACTGGTCTTTTTTCAGCTACTCAAACTGAAGCTGTTGAAGAGCTTTCCAAGGCAGGATTAAGAAATCCTGTGAGGGTTGAGGTTCAAGCAGAAATGAAAATTCTAGATAATCCAACATTCTCCCAACAACAGGCACCATCAAAAACACCTTCTGGCCTTCACATTGAG TATCTGGAGTGCGAAGCAGATAAGAAACCATCGCAGCTTGTTCAACTTCTTGCTCAGAACATGTCTAAGAAGATTATAAT TTATTTTATGACCTGTGCTTGTGTGGATTACTGGGGAGTTGTTCTTCCTCAAATATCTGCTCTAAAGCGTTTATCTATAATCTCACTTCATGGAAAGATGAAGCAG ACTGCAAGGGAAAAAGCATTGGCTTCATTCACATCTCTGGCAAGTGGCATCCTTCTATGCACCGATGTAGCTGCACGTGGTCTTGACATTCCTGGAGTTGATTGCATAGTACAG TATGACCCCCCTCAGGATCCAAATGTGTTTATACATAGAGTAGGACGAACAGCTAGGTTGGGACGGCAAGGAAATGCTATTGTGTTTTTGTTACCAAAG GAGGAAGCATATGTTGAGTTCCTTCGATTAAGGAGGGTTCCACTTGAAGAGAGAAAAAGCCCAGATGATGTTTGTGATATTGTCCCACAG ATAAGATCAGCTGCAAAAAAGGATCGTGATGTCATGGAAAAAGGGCTTAGAGCTTTTGTTTCCTACATCCGTGCATACAAAGAGCATCACTGCTCCTATATATTCAG GTGGAAAGAACTTGAGATTGGGAAATTGGGCATGGGTTATGGCTTATTGCAGCTCCCTGCAATGCCTGACCTGAAGCATCACAATCTTTCTACTGAGGGTTTTACACCACTTGAAGATATAAGCATTGATGAGATCAAGTACAA GGATAAATCTCGtgagaaacaaagaaagaagaatTTGCAGGCAAAAAAAGCAGCTGAACCACAACAGAAGGTACAGAAGCCAAAAGCAGCCTCAACCACTACAGCCACTTTAATGAGGAAGAAAACGGCCAGGCAAAGACGGGCTGTTCAATCAGTTGAGGATGATGACGAGATGGCACAGGAATACCGCTTATTGAAAAAGCTAAAAAGGGGTACTATAAATGAAAGTGAATATGCGAAATTGACTGGAACTGAAGATTTGCTTTGA
- the LOC140036532 gene encoding DEAD-box ATP-dependent RNA helicase 18-like isoform X1 has translation MASAQGSNPNRALTDTRFSDLKPPLSQAVLDALTKSGFDFCTPVQAATIPLLCSYKDVAVDAATGSGKTLAFLVPLVEILRRSSSPKPHQVLGLIISPTRELSSQIYHVAQPFISTLSNVKSVLLVGGVEVKSDVRKLEEEGANLLIGTPGRLFDIMERMDLLDFRNLEILILDEADRLLDMGFQKQINAIISRLPKLRRTGLFSATQTEAVEELSKAGLRNPVRVEVQAEMKILDNPTFSQQQAPSKTPSGLHIEYLECEADKKPSQLVQLLAQNMSKKIIIYFMTCACVDYWGVVLPQISALKRLSIISLHGKMKQTAREKALASFTSLASGILLCTDVAARGLDIPGVDCIVQYDPPQDPNVFIHRVGRTARLGRQGNAIVFLLPKEEAYVEFLRLRRVPLEERKSPDDVCDIVPQIRSAAKKDRDVMEKGLRAFVSYIRAYKEHHCSYIFRWKELEIGKLGMGYGLLQLPAMPDLKHHNLSTEGFTPLEDISIDEIKYKDKSREKQRKKNLQAKKAAEPQQKVQKPKAASTTTATLMRKKTARQRRAVQSVEDDDEMAQEYRLLKKLKRGTINESEYAKLTGTEDLL, from the exons ATGGCGTCCGCCCAAGGTTCCAACCCAAACAGAGCCTTAACCGACACTCGGTTCTCCGACCTCAAACCCCCACTCTCCCAGGCCGTTCTTGATGCCCTTACTAAATCCGGTTTTGATTTCTGTACGCCGGTTCAGGCCGCCACTATACCCTTGCTCTGCAGCTACAAAGACGTTGCCGTGGACGCCGCCACCGGTTCCGGCAAAACCCTTGCATTCCTCGTTCCTCTCGTCGAGATTCTCCGCCGCTCCTCTTCCCCCAAACCTCATCAG GTACTTGGTCTAATCATATCACCTACGAGGGAATTGTCATCGCAAATATACCATGTTGCACAGCCATTCATCTCCACGTTGTCAAATGTAAAGTCTGTGCTTCTTGTCGGAGGGGTAGAAGTAAAATCGGACGTGAGGAAATTAGAAGAAGAGGGTGCAAATTTATTGATTGGCACTCCTGGCAGGCTCTTTGACATAATGGAGCGTATGGACTTGTTGGATTTTCGGAACCTTGAG ATTCTCATTTTGGATGAGGCTGACAGGCTGTTGGATATGGGATTCCAGAAGCAGATAAATGCCATCATATCACGCTTACCAAAGCTTCGTAGAACTGGTCTTTTTTCAGCTACTCAAACTGAAGCTGTTGAAGAGCTTTCCAAGGCAGGATTAAGAAATCCTGTGAGGGTTGAGGTTCAAGCAGAAATGAAAATTCTAGATAATCCAACATTCTCCCAACAACAGGCACCATCAAAAACACCTTCTGGCCTTCACATTGAG TATCTGGAGTGCGAAGCAGATAAGAAACCATCGCAGCTTGTTCAACTTCTTGCTCAGAACATGTCTAAGAAGATTATAAT TTATTTTATGACCTGTGCTTGTGTGGATTACTGGGGAGTTGTTCTTCCTCAAATATCTGCTCTAAAGCGTTTATCTATAATCTCACTTCATGGAAAGATGAAGCAG ACTGCAAGGGAAAAAGCATTGGCTTCATTCACATCTCTGGCAAGTGGCATCCTTCTATGCACCGATGTAGCTGCACGTGGTCTTGACATTCCTGGAGTTGATTGCATAGTACAG TATGACCCCCCTCAGGATCCAAATGTGTTTATACATAGAGTAGGACGAACAGCTAGGTTGGGACGGCAAGGAAATGCTATTGTGTTTTTGTTACCAAAG GAGGAAGCATATGTTGAGTTCCTTCGATTAAGGAGGGTTCCACTTGAAGAGAGAAAAAGCCCAGATGATGTTTGTGATATTGTCCCACAG ATAAGATCAGCTGCAAAAAAGGATCGTGATGTCATGGAAAAAGGGCTTAGAGCTTTTGTTTCCTACATCCGTGCATACAAAGAGCATCACTGCTCCTATATATTCAG GTGGAAAGAACTTGAGATTGGGAAATTGGGCATGGGTTATGGCTTATTGCAGCTCCCTGCAATGCCTGACCTGAAGCATCACAATCTTTCTACTGAGGGTTTTACACCACTTGAAGATATAAGCATTGATGAGATCAAGTACAA GGATAAATCTCGtgagaaacaaagaaagaagaatTTGCAGGCAAAAAAAGCAGCTGAACCACAACAGAAGGTACAGAAGCCAAAAGCAGCCTCAACCACTACAGCCACTTTAATGAGGAAGAAAACGGCCAGGCAAAGACGGGCTGTTCAATCAGTTGAGGATGATGACGAGATGGCACAGGAATACCGCTTATTGAAAAAGCTAAAAAGGGGTACTATAAATGAAAGTGAATATGCGAAATTGACTGGAACTGAAGATTTGCTTTGA
- the LOC140036533 gene encoding cytosolic endo-beta-N-acetylglucosaminidase 1-like: protein MLLRLRAYLTPTLRRFWYRHRHTLSYLKSFLDPLLSIISIIMDSNPVTEDAPQIQSVPNSDPPPFDPKEPAIPISYPLKTLEELQSRSYFHSFHFPFNKSRVKLQQQQSSAAALPQRRRMLVCHDMEGGYADDKWVQGGNNADAYAIWHWYLMDVFVYFSHYLVTLPPPCWTNTAHKHGVKVLGTFIMEWKEGRIMANKLLSTKESAQMYAELLTELAVALGFDGWLINMEVELDVGQIPNLKEFVSHLTQTMHSSLPTSLVIWYDSVTINGDLDWQNQLNDMNKPFFDLCDGILVNYTWKETYPKESASVASDRRFDVYMGIDVFGRNTYGGGEWTTNVALDVIKNDDVSAAIFAPGWVYETKQPPDFQTAQNRWWGLVEQSWGISLKYPQALPFYSNFDQGHGHHKSVDGAQVSGTPWNNISSQSFQPFLKFSGDSASDTIQVSVDFKEASYSGGGNITFKGTLDGDAYFKARLFQGELILGDLPVHFTYSVKSNDSSLLGLLLEFSSAMKDKKSILLASWRNTLLTMNRFSSQFSSVIMPRRVTNAEAAPEWIVQESSIAMGGYTLTEIHAVCYMATPLVTGSQLEPDGPNSSLALSQSEYSAVLGHLNVHMPSQNSDFPPSASWTVGGVYIKWSSGSEGSKKLSVKLMWQLKDGKDSAFPMFNIYVQKLVDPKLTDKMLAEVAEFLGVAEVEAFYISDLILPSATSSLKFIIQVCNFDGASQKLEDSPFLDLQVMRLPKTRSELNCDSAELAGRG, encoded by the exons ATGCTTCTTCGCCTTCGCGCCTATTTAACTCCAACTCTCCGTCGCTTCTGGTATCGCCACCGCCACACTCTCAGCTATCTCAAATCCTTTCTAGACCCTCTCCTCTCCATCATCTCTATTATAATGGATTCAAATCCAGTAACGGAGGACGCTCCTCAAATTCAATCCGTTCCAAACTCCGATCCTCCGCCGTTTGATCCGAAAGAACCTGCAATTCCAATCTCCTACCCTCTCAAAACGCTGGAAGAGCTCCAGTCCAGGTCCTACTTCCACTCCTTCCATTTCCCCTTCAATAAGTCCAGAGTGAAGCTGCAGCAGCAGCAGTCTTCGGCTGCCGCCTTGCCGCAACGGCGGAGGATGCTGGTGTGTCATGACATGGAGGGAGGCTACGCGGATGATAAGTGGGTACAAGGAGGGAATAATGCTGATGCCTATGCTATCTGGCATTGGTATTTGATGGAtgtttttgtttacttttctcatTATTTGGTTACTCTGCCTCCTCCTTGCTGGACCAATACTGCTCACAAGCATGGTGTCAAG GTTCTAGGAACGTTCATCATGGAGTGGAAGGAAGGGAGAATTATGGCTAACAAACTGCTGTCCACAAAGGAGTCTGCTCAAATGTATGCCGAGCTCTTGACTGAGCTTGCTGTTGCTCTGGGCTTTGATGGATGGCTG ATTAATATGGAGGTTGAGTTGGATGTGGGACAAATCCCAAATCTGAAAGAGTTTGTCAGCCATTTAACCCAGACCATGCACTCGTCACTACCTACATCTTTAGTCATATG GTATGACAGTGTTACTATTAATGGTGACCTTGACTGGCAAAATCAGTTGAATGACATGAATAAACCTTTCTTTGATTTATGTGATGGCATACTTGTAAACTATACATGGAAG GAAACTTATCCTAAGGAATCCGCTTCAGTTGCTAGTGATAGACGTTTTGATGTCTATATGGGAATTGATGTCTTTGGGAGGAACACATATGGTGGTGGAGAGTGGACG ACAAATGTTGCACTTGATGTGATAAAGAATGATGATGTGTCAGCAGCAATTTTTGCTCCTGGGTGGGTCTATGAGACCAAGCAACCACCTGATTTTCAAACTGCTCAAAATCG ATGGTGGGGGCTCGTTGAGCAATCTTGGGGAATTTCATTGAAATACCCCCAAGCACTTCCATTCTACTCAAATTTTGACCAG GGTCATGGCCACCATAAATCAGTTGATGGAGCACAAGTATCAGGCACTCCTTGGAATAACATTTCTTCCCAAAGCTTCCAA CCCTTTCTCAAGTTCTCTGGAGATTCTGCATCAGATACCATCCAAGTCTCCGTCGA TTTTAAGGAAGCATCTTACAGTGGAGGAGGGAATATCACATTTAAAGGAACTCTTGATGGTGATGCTTATTTTAAGGCAAGGCTCTTCCAAGGGGAGCTCATTTTGGGAGATTTACCAGTTCACTTTACATACTCT gtgaaatcaaatgaCAGCTCTCTTCTAGGACTTTTGCTTGAGTTCTCATCTGCCATGAAAGACAAAAAATCCATACTTCTTGCATCCTGGAGAAACACTTTGCTTACGATGAACCGTTTCTCAAGCCAATTTAGTTCTGTGATAATGCCACGTCGGGTTACGAATGCGGAGGCAGCACCAGAATGGATCGTGCAGGAAAGTAGCATTGCAATGGGCGGTTACACGCTAACAGAAATTCATGCTGTATGCTACATGGCAACGCCTCTAGTCACTGGCTCTCAACTGGAACCAGATGGTCCCAATTCATCGCTTGCTCTTAGTCAATCCGAGTATTCTGCTGTACTTGGGCATCTAAATGTCCATATGCCTTCACAGAACTCAGATTTCCCACCATCTGCCTCTTGGACTGTTGGAGGTGTATACATAAAATGGAGTTCAGGTTCTGAAGGGTCCAAGAAACTTAGTGTCAAGCTAATGTGGCAATTGAAAGATGGGAAAGACTCTGCATTCCCTATGTTTAATATTTATGTCCAGAAACTGGTGGATCCCAAGCTAACTGACAAAATGCTTGCTGAAGTGGCAGAGTTTCTTGGTGTTGCAGAAGTGGAAGCATTTTACATTTCTGACCTCATTCTGCCTTCTGCTACTTCAAGCCTCAAATTTATAATTCAGGTCTGCAATTTTGATGGGGCCAGCCAAAAGCTAGAAGATTCTCCTTTTCTAGATTTGCAGgtgatgcgactgccaaaaacgAGATCCGAGCTGAACTGTGATTCTGCCGAGCTAGCTGGTAGGGGGTAG
- the LOC113730313 gene encoding LOB domain-containing protein 12-like produces MGGHSPCASCKLLRRRCTKDCPFAPYFPADDPHKFAIVHKVFGASNISKMLQELPVHQRADAVSSLVYEANARVRDPVYGCVGAISYLQNQVSELQMQLAVAQAEIFCIQMQQDPMAMPTPQFDDDDEESFLLQHNLPQCLNFASSSSDVIQESFKKESPFGRDMVS; encoded by the exons ATGGGCGGACATTCCCCATGCGCTTCATGCAAGTTGCTACGTCGACGCTGCACCAAGGATTGCCCTTTTGCTCCTTATTTCCCTGCCGATGATCCTCACAAATTTGCCATCGTTCACAAAGTCTTTGGTGCCAGCAACATCAGCAAAATGTTACAG GAGCTTCCAGTTCATCAAAGAGCAGATGCAGTGAGCAGTCTAGTGTACGAGGCAAATGCAAGAGTCAGAGACCCCGTCTATGGCTGTGTGGGAGCAATATCGTACTTGCAAAACCAGGTTTCTGAACTACAAATGCAGCTTGCAGTGGCGCAAGCAGAGATATTCTGCATACAGATGCAACAAGATCCAATGGCCATGCCAACTCCTCAGttcgatgatgatgatgaagaatcTTTTCTGCTCCAACACAACCTCCCTCAGTGCCTAAACTTCGCCTCCTCGTCTAGCGATGTCATTCAAGAATCTTTCAAGAAAGAGTCCCCCTTTGGGCGTGACATGGTTTCTTAA
- the LOC140036535 gene encoding ferritin-2, chloroplastic-like, producing MMLKAAPAFALLNPAKGENLGPLFSFSTQFSRQGSVLTKNFPARDGNGGLVVYAKKETNNQPLTGILFEPFEEVKKELMLVPSAPQASLARHKFVDDCEAAINEQINVEYTVSYIYHALFAYFDRDNVALKGLAKFFKESSEEERDHAEKLMEYQNKRGGRVKLECINKPNTEFDHPEKGDALNAMEIALCFEKLVNEKLLKLHGVATQNNDAQLADFVESEFLVEQVEAIKKISEYVAQLRRVGKGHGVWHFDQALLHEH from the exons atgATGCTGAAGGCTGCGCCTGCTTTTGCGCTTCTGAATCCTGCTAAAGGGGAGAACTTGGGTCCCCTGTTTTCGTTTTCTACCCAATTTTCTCGCCAAGGCTCTGTGTTGACAAAGAACTTCCCGGCGAGGGATGGAAATGGGGGCTTGGTTGTGTATGCTAAGAAGGAAACCAACAATCAACCTTTGACCGGTATCCTTTTTGAGCCCTTTGAAGAAGTGAAGAAGGAGCTTATGCTTGTGCCTTCCGCCCCTCAAGCGTCCCTTGCTCGCCACAAGTTTGTTGATGATTGCGAAGCCGCTATCAACGAACAGATCAA TGTGGAATATACTGTTTCGTACATATACCATGCCCTGTTTGCCTATTTTGATAGGGATAACGTTGCTCTCAAGGGTCTTGCCAA ATTTTTCAAGGAATCCAGTGAGGAGGAAAGGGACCATGCTGAAAAATTGATGGAGTATCAG AACAAACGAGGTGGGAGAGTGAAGTTGGAGTGCATAAACAAGCCAAATACCGAGTTCGATCACCCAGAAAAAGGAGACGCACTGAATG CTATGGAGATTGCATTGTGTTTCGAGAAGTTGGTGAATGAGAAGCTTCTCAAGTTACATGGT GTTGCCACCCAAAACAATGACGCGCAGTTGGCTGATTTTGTTGAAAGTGAATTTTTAGTTGAGCAG GTGGAGGCAATAAAGAAGATCTCGGAGTATGTGGCTCAGCTGAGAAGAGTGGGCAAAGGACATG GTGTCTGGCACTTTGATCAAGCGCTCCTTCATGAGCACTAG